In one Streptomyces marincola genomic region, the following are encoded:
- a CDS encoding PTS-dependent dihydroxyacetone kinase phosphotransferase subunit DhaM → MPERQARVGIVLVSHSREVAQAVAALAAGLAGGGELAPVEAAGGTADGGLGTSAELIAGAARRADRGAGVAVLADLGSAVLTVQAMLAEGDELPRGTRLVDAPFVEGAVAALVTASAGADLAAVAEAAGEAYTYRKT, encoded by the coding sequence ATGCCTGAGCGGCAGGCCCGGGTGGGCATCGTGCTGGTCTCCCACAGCAGGGAGGTCGCCCAGGCGGTGGCCGCCCTGGCCGCCGGTCTGGCCGGCGGCGGCGAGCTGGCCCCCGTCGAGGCAGCGGGCGGCACCGCCGACGGCGGCCTCGGCACCAGCGCCGAGCTGATCGCGGGGGCGGCGCGCCGCGCGGACCGCGGTGCGGGCGTCGCGGTGCTCGCCGACCTCGGCAGCGCGGTCCTGACCGTCCAGGCGATGCTCGCCGAGGGCGACGAACTGCCGCGCGGCACGCGCCTTGTGGACGCGCCGTTCGTCGAGGGCGCGGTGGCCGCGCTGGTCACCGCGTCCGCGGGCGCCGACCTGGCCGCGGTCGCGGAGGCCGCGGGCGAGGCGTACACCTACCGCAAGACGTGA
- the dhaK gene encoding dihydroxyacetone kinase subunit DhaK → MRMLINAAERVVADALRGMAQAHPELVVDVEHRVIVRADAPVAGKVGLVSGGGSGHEPLHGGFVGPGMLDAACPGEVFTSPVPDQMVRAAAAVDSGAGVLFVVKNYTGDVLNFDMAAELAEDEGIRVAKVLVRDDVAVEDSTHTAGRRGTGATLFVEKIAGAAAEEGAPLERVTALARQVADSSLSFGVALGAPATPAKGGPTFDLPPGELELGIGIHGEPGRERRRMMTSGGIADAAVGVLLDELRPDGPVLALVNGMGATPLLELYGFGAEVRRVLDERGVPVARTLVGNYVTSLDMAGCSVTLCRADEELLRLWDAPVSTPGLRWGR, encoded by the coding sequence GTGAGGATGCTGATCAACGCGGCAGAACGCGTCGTCGCCGACGCCCTGCGCGGCATGGCGCAGGCGCACCCGGAGCTCGTCGTCGACGTCGAGCACCGGGTGATCGTCCGCGCGGACGCCCCCGTGGCCGGGAAGGTGGGCCTGGTGTCCGGCGGCGGCTCGGGCCACGAGCCGCTGCACGGCGGGTTCGTCGGGCCCGGCATGCTGGACGCCGCCTGCCCCGGCGAGGTGTTCACCTCGCCCGTGCCCGACCAGATGGTGCGGGCGGCGGCGGCCGTGGACAGCGGCGCGGGCGTGCTGTTCGTCGTGAAGAACTACACGGGCGACGTGCTGAACTTCGACATGGCCGCGGAACTGGCCGAGGACGAGGGCATCCGGGTCGCCAAGGTCCTGGTCCGCGACGACGTGGCCGTCGAGGACAGCACGCACACGGCGGGCCGGCGCGGCACCGGCGCCACGCTGTTCGTGGAGAAGATCGCCGGGGCCGCCGCCGAGGAGGGCGCGCCGCTCGAACGCGTCACCGCCCTCGCCCGGCAGGTGGCGGACTCCTCGCTCAGCTTCGGCGTCGCGCTCGGCGCGCCCGCCACGCCGGCCAAGGGCGGCCCGACGTTCGACCTGCCGCCCGGCGAACTCGAACTCGGCATCGGCATCCACGGCGAGCCGGGGCGCGAACGGCGCCGCATGATGACCTCGGGCGGGATCGCGGACGCCGCGGTCGGCGTCCTCCTGGACGAGCTGCGTCCTGACGGGCCCGTGCTCGCGCTGGTCAACGGCATGGGCGCCACGCCGCTGCTCGAACTGTACGGCTTCGGCGCCGAGGTGCGGCGCGTCCTGGACGAGCGGGGCGTCCCCGTGGCACGTACGCTCGTCGGCAACTACGTGACGTCGCTCGACATGGCGGGCTGCTCGGTGACGCTGTGCCGGGCCGACGAGGAACTGCTCCGGCTGTGGGACGCCCCGGTGAGCACCCCGGGCCTGCGGTGGGGACGCTGA
- the dhaL gene encoding dihydroxyacetone kinase subunit DhaL, with protein sequence MDAGFFRRWLTTAARAVERDADRLTALDSAIGDADHGSNMRRGMAAVAAALDAEEPATPGAVLLLAGRTLVSTVGGASGPLYGTLLRRAGKALGDAERVEGEELREALAAGADAVARLGGAAQGDKTMLDALLPAVAALPDLAAAAGAAERGAEATVALRARRGRASYLGERSEGHMDPGSASTALLFLALAEVADDA encoded by the coding sequence ATGGACGCCGGTTTCTTCCGGCGCTGGCTCACCACGGCCGCCCGGGCCGTCGAACGGGACGCGGACCGTTTGACCGCACTCGACTCGGCGATCGGCGACGCCGACCACGGCAGCAACATGCGCCGCGGCATGGCGGCGGTCGCCGCCGCGCTCGACGCCGAGGAGCCGGCCACGCCGGGCGCCGTGCTGCTGCTCGCGGGCCGCACGCTGGTGTCCACCGTCGGCGGCGCGTCCGGCCCCCTGTACGGAACGCTGCTGCGCCGCGCGGGCAAGGCCCTGGGCGACGCGGAACGGGTCGAGGGCGAGGAGCTGCGCGAGGCGCTGGCCGCGGGGGCGGACGCGGTCGCGCGGCTCGGCGGCGCGGCCCAGGGCGACAAGACGATGCTGGACGCGCTGCTGCCCGCCGTCGCGGCCCTGCCCGACCTCGCCGCCGCGGCCGGGGCGGCGGAACGCGGCGCGGAGGCCACCGTCGCGCTGCGGGCGCGCAGGGGCCGGGCCAGTTACCTGGGCGAGCGGAGCGAAGGGCACATGGACCCGGGCTCGGCCTCGACGGCGCTGCTGTTCCTCGCCCTCGCGGAGGTGGCGGACGATGCCTGA
- a CDS encoding DUF6643 family protein, translated as MTSPRPYGGAYSAPSFVDTPIYDRLVAERGTPQIAPIRVPAAYDSLGYQPAHAQSSLPALPALPAAPAPAQQHAQPHPQGPGGYPGYQATPARGLPGPVAPQPAAPYFPQQGAPRPYQGGHAPQAPAPQQMRPAAPRPAVPRPMQPGGYPGQQQAPGHQQPAQHQYPGTGYWSEQGAGH; from the coding sequence ATGACCTCCCCGCGCCCCTACGGCGGTGCCTACTCTGCGCCGTCGTTCGTTGACACCCCCATCTATGACAGGCTGGTGGCCGAGCGGGGGACCCCGCAGATCGCGCCGATCCGGGTGCCGGCCGCCTACGACTCCCTCGGCTACCAGCCGGCCCACGCGCAGTCGTCGCTGCCGGCCCTGCCCGCGCTGCCGGCGGCCCCGGCGCCCGCGCAGCAGCACGCCCAGCCGCATCCGCAGGGGCCCGGCGGGTACCCCGGGTACCAGGCCACGCCCGCGCGCGGGCTGCCGGGGCCCGTGGCCCCGCAGCCCGCGGCGCCCTACTTCCCGCAGCAGGGGGCGCCGCGGCCCTACCAGGGCGGCCACGCCCCGCAGGCTCCCGCCCCGCAGCAGATGCGGCCGGCCGCGCCGCGGCCCGCCGTGCCGCGCCCGATGCAGCCGGGCGGCTACCCGGGGCAGCAGCAGGCCCCGGGGCACCAGCAGCCCGCGCAGCACCAGTACCCCGGCACCGGCTACTGGTCGGAGCAGGGGGCGGGCCACTGA
- a CDS encoding NUDIX hydrolase, with protein MSTPPFIRDLRTRIGHDLLFLPGVSAVVLDDAGRVLLGRRADTGAWALISGICEPGEQPAETAVREVFEETAVHCVAERILLVETLEPVRYANGDNCQYLDICLLCRATGGSARVNDDESLDVDWFRIDALPPLRESALRRIKLAGADGPTAFSPGGGPAPR; from the coding sequence ATGAGCACTCCTCCCTTCATCCGCGACCTGCGCACCCGCATCGGGCACGACCTGCTGTTCCTGCCGGGCGTGAGCGCCGTCGTGCTCGACGACGCGGGCCGCGTGCTGCTCGGGCGGCGCGCGGACACCGGAGCGTGGGCCCTCATCAGCGGCATCTGCGAGCCCGGGGAGCAGCCGGCCGAGACGGCCGTGCGCGAGGTGTTCGAGGAGACGGCCGTGCACTGCGTGGCCGAACGGATCCTGCTGGTGGAGACGCTCGAACCCGTCCGCTACGCCAACGGCGACAACTGCCAGTACCTCGACATCTGCCTGCTGTGCCGCGCCACCGGCGGCTCGGCCCGCGTCAACGACGACGAGTCGCTCGACGTGGACTGGTTCAGGATCGACGCCCTGCCGCCACTGCGCGAGTCGGCGCTGCGCCGGATCAAGCTGGCGGGCGCGGACGGGCCGACCGCGTTCTCGCCCGGCGGCGGCCCGGCCCCGCGGTGA
- a CDS encoding family 2B encapsulin nanocompartment shell protein, with translation MTPPATAQDNRPTSLGTRAAANLAGTLKTPPQSQAVTPRWLTRVLPWVEVSGGTFRVNRRLAHTLGNGRVEFDAAGQDVRVIPAELTELPALRGFEDHGALDALAAACVRRDHGPGDTIARAGQPVDEVLLIVHGRVHRSAPGAYDGETSLGVLADGDFTGDEALTGRPADWPHTLRALTRCTVLALPLREVRAVADRSARLRDHLAGTAQSAVPRRNKRGEADIALASGHAGEPVLPGTFVEYDVAPREYELGVAQTVLRVHTRVADLYSEPMNQVEEQLRLTVQALRERQEHELVNNREFGLLHNADPRQRLHPRSGPPTPDDLDALLARRRKTQYLLAHPRTIAAFGRQCSARGVYPAHTELDGARVHAWRGVPLLPCDKIPVTRAGTSSVLALRTGQESQGVVGLRQTGIPEEYEPGLNVRFMGINEQAVISYLVSLYFSAAVLVPDALGVLEDVEI, from the coding sequence GTGACCCCGCCCGCCACCGCACAGGACAACCGGCCCACCAGCCTCGGCACCAGGGCCGCCGCCAACCTGGCCGGCACCCTCAAGACCCCACCGCAGTCGCAGGCCGTCACCCCGCGCTGGCTGACGCGCGTACTGCCGTGGGTGGAGGTCTCGGGCGGCACGTTCCGGGTGAACCGCAGGCTCGCGCACACGCTGGGCAACGGGCGGGTGGAGTTCGACGCCGCGGGGCAGGACGTCCGGGTCATTCCCGCCGAGCTGACCGAACTGCCCGCCCTGCGCGGCTTCGAGGACCACGGCGCGCTCGACGCGCTGGCCGCCGCGTGCGTCCGGCGCGACCACGGGCCGGGCGACACCATCGCGCGGGCCGGGCAGCCGGTCGACGAGGTGCTGCTGATCGTGCACGGCAGGGTCCACAGGTCGGCGCCGGGCGCCTACGACGGCGAGACCTCACTCGGGGTGCTGGCCGACGGCGACTTCACCGGCGACGAGGCGCTGACCGGCCGGCCCGCCGACTGGCCGCACACCCTCAGGGCCCTCACCCGCTGCACCGTCCTCGCCCTGCCGCTGCGCGAGGTCCGCGCGGTCGCGGACCGCTCGGCCCGGCTCCGCGACCACCTGGCCGGCACCGCGCAGTCCGCCGTGCCGCGGCGCAACAAGCGCGGCGAGGCCGACATCGCGCTGGCGTCCGGGCACGCGGGGGAGCCGGTGCTGCCGGGCACGTTCGTGGAGTACGACGTGGCGCCGCGCGAGTACGAGCTGGGCGTGGCGCAGACCGTGCTGCGGGTGCACACGCGCGTGGCCGACCTGTACAGCGAGCCGATGAACCAGGTCGAGGAGCAACTACGGCTCACCGTGCAGGCGTTGCGTGAGCGGCAGGAGCACGAGCTGGTCAACAACCGCGAATTCGGCCTGCTGCACAACGCCGACCCGCGGCAGCGCCTCCACCCCAGGAGCGGCCCGCCCACGCCGGACGACCTCGACGCCCTGCTCGCCCGCCGCCGCAAGACCCAGTACCTGCTCGCGCACCCGCGCACCATCGCCGCGTTCGGCCGCCAGTGCAGTGCCCGCGGCGTGTACCCCGCGCACACCGAGCTGGACGGGGCCCGCGTGCACGCCTGGCGCGGCGTCCCCCTGCTGCCCTGCGACAAGATCCCCGTGACCCGCGCCGGCACCAGCTCCGTGCTCGCGCTGCGCACCGGGCAGGAGAGCCAGGGGGTGGTCGGGCTGCGCCAGACGGGCATCCCCGAGGAGTACGAACCCGGCCTGAACGTCCGCTTCATGGGCATCAACGAGCAGGCCGTGATCTCCTACCTGGTCAGCCTGTACTTCTCCGCCGCCGTCCTCGTGCCCGACGCCCTGGGCGTCCTTGAGGACGTCGAGATCTGA
- a CDS encoding family 2B encapsulin nanocompartment shell protein — protein sequence MSTSTEPTTENESAHPRLSLDTAAARNLATTTKTPPQMQGITSRWLLRVLPWVQVSGGTFRVNRRLTHTVGNGRVEFDSTGAQVRVIPAELGELPALAGFQDEDVLRELAAACVQRDFAPGDVVVEQGATADSVVLIAHGKLARRGAGAYDTETDHGVLADGDFFGDEALTDEDPGTRDEGLTALTSGTVLTLSRAAFQEIASRSPALGEHLAAHRAAVPAQRNAHGEADIALASGHAGEPELPGTFADYDVAPREYELSVAQTVLRVHTRVADLYNEPMNQVEEQLRLTVEALRERQEHELVNNREFGLLHNADLRQRVHTRSGPPTPDDFDELLAAVWKDPSVILAHPKAIAAFGRECSARGLYPGTVEFEGHAVPAWRGVPVLPCNKLPVSAAGTSSVLALRTGEKAQGVVGLHRTGIPDEYQPSLSVRFMGINEQAVMSYLVSAYYSVAVLVPDALGILEDVEVGH from the coding sequence ATGTCCACTTCTACCGAGCCGACGACGGAAAACGAGTCGGCGCACCCCAGGCTCAGCCTGGACACGGCGGCGGCGCGCAATCTCGCGACGACCACGAAGACGCCGCCGCAAATGCAGGGGATCACCTCAAGGTGGCTGCTGCGGGTGCTGCCGTGGGTGCAGGTCTCCGGCGGAACGTTCCGCGTGAACCGCCGGCTGACCCACACCGTCGGCAACGGGCGGGTGGAATTCGACTCGACGGGCGCGCAGGTGCGCGTCATCCCGGCGGAACTCGGCGAATTGCCCGCGCTCGCCGGATTCCAGGACGAGGACGTGCTGCGGGAGCTGGCCGCGGCGTGCGTGCAGCGGGACTTCGCGCCCGGTGACGTCGTCGTCGAGCAGGGCGCGACCGCGGACTCCGTCGTCCTCATCGCCCACGGCAAGCTGGCCAGGCGCGGCGCCGGCGCCTACGACACCGAGACCGACCACGGAGTGCTGGCCGACGGCGACTTCTTCGGCGACGAGGCCCTGACCGACGAGGACCCCGGCACCAGGGACGAGGGGCTGACCGCGCTGACCAGCGGCACCGTCCTGACCCTGAGCCGCGCCGCCTTCCAGGAGATCGCCTCCCGTTCCCCCGCGCTCGGCGAGCACCTCGCGGCCCACCGCGCCGCGGTCCCCGCGCAGCGCAACGCGCACGGCGAGGCCGACATCGCGCTGGCGTCCGGGCACGCGGGCGAGCCGGAGCTGCCCGGCACGTTCGCCGACTACGACGTGGCGCCCCGCGAGTACGAGCTGAGCGTGGCGCAGACCGTGCTGCGGGTGCACACGCGCGTGGCCGACCTGTACAACGAGCCGATGAACCAGGTCGAGGAGCAACTGCGGCTGACCGTCGAGGCGCTGCGTGAGCGGCAGGAGCACGAGCTGGTCAACAACCGCGAGTTCGGCCTGCTGCACAACGCCGACCTGAGGCAGCGCGTGCACACCCGCAGCGGCCCGCCGACCCCGGACGACTTCGACGAACTCCTGGCCGCCGTCTGGAAGGACCCGAGCGTCATCCTCGCCCACCCCAAGGCCATCGCCGCGTTCGGCCGCGAGTGCAGTGCCCGCGGTCTTTACCCGGGCACCGTGGAATTCGAGGGCCACGCGGTGCCCGCCTGGCGCGGGGTGCCGGTGCTGCCGTGCAACAAGCTGCCGGTCAGTGCCGCGGGCACCAGTTCCGTGCTCGCGCTGCGCACCGGTGAAAAGGCCCAGGGCGTGGTCGGGTTGCACCGCACCGGAATTCCCGACGAATACCAGCCCAGCCTTTCCGTCCGTTTCATGGGCATCAACGAACAGGCCGTCATGTCCTACCTCGTGAGTGCCTACTATTCGGTGGCCGTGCTCGTCCCCGACGCGCTCGGCATTCTGGAGGACGTCGAAGTCGGGCACTGA
- a CDS encoding glutamate racemase — MRIALVDSGLGLLAASAALRRLRPDADLVLSTDPGGMPWGPRSTESITARALGCARAAAAEEPDALVVACNTASVHALPALRAEFEPAVPVIGTVPAVKPAATTAGPFAVWATPATTGSPYQRRLIEEFAHGVPAVEVPCHGLAEAVERADEAAVAAAVKAAAALTPRETAAVVLGCTHYELVSARIRDHIREATGRAVTLFGSAEAVAAQALRRIGRPAAPDAPARGGLRFFADGRPAELPRAALAYAEGRFLRGPGATP, encoded by the coding sequence GTGAGGATCGCGCTCGTCGACTCGGGACTCGGACTGCTCGCCGCGTCGGCCGCCCTGCGGCGGCTGCGGCCGGACGCCGACCTGGTGCTGTCCACCGACCCCGGCGGCATGCCATGGGGCCCGCGCAGCACCGAGAGCATCACGGCCCGCGCGCTCGGCTGCGCGCGGGCCGCGGCGGCCGAGGAGCCGGACGCGCTCGTCGTCGCCTGCAACACCGCATCCGTGCACGCGCTGCCCGCGCTGCGGGCCGAGTTCGAGCCGGCCGTGCCCGTGATCGGCACCGTGCCCGCCGTCAAACCGGCCGCGACCACCGCGGGGCCGTTCGCGGTGTGGGCCACCCCGGCGACCACGGGCAGCCCGTACCAGCGGCGGCTGATCGAGGAGTTCGCGCACGGCGTGCCCGCGGTCGAGGTGCCCTGCCACGGCCTCGCCGAGGCCGTGGAACGGGCCGACGAGGCGGCCGTCGCCGCGGCCGTGAAGGCCGCCGCCGCGCTGACGCCCCGGGAGACCGCGGCGGTCGTGCTCGGCTGCACCCACTACGAACTGGTCTCCGCCCGCATCCGCGACCACATCAGGGAGGCCACGGGCCGGGCCGTCACCCTGTTCGGCTCGGCCGAGGCCGTGGCCGCCCAGGCGCTGCGCCGCATCGGCCGCCCCGCGGCCCCCGACGCCCCGGCCCGCGGCGGCCTGCGGTTCTTCGCGGACGGCCGCCCGGCGGAACTGCCGCGCGCCGCGCTCGCCTACGCGGAAGGGCGCTTCCTGCGCGGCCCCGGGGCAACGCCGTAG
- a CDS encoding TerD family protein codes for MLKGANVPVPARSVRVEIGWNAGGGVPDVDASALLLVDGGKVRSDADFIFYNQPRHASGAVRHEGKQPQGNVVTDRLAVDLATVEPGIEKVALVASADGGTFGSVPGLHVRVLDADTGAEVARFDSEDASSETAFVLGELYRRQGAWKFRAVGQGYDSGLAGLATDFGISVDDEPAAAAPAPVAPPPPAPTPAAAPLPPQAPAAPPAAPAAPVAPAAPAAPAAPASPINLSKITLTKESPAISLAKQGASGRMHVNLNWEQRAPQKQGGGGWRERITKAMSGGLDLDLCALFELSDGRKGVVQALGNAFGSLDQPPYMHLDGDDRTGAVAKGENLTINLDHARELKRVVIFVTIYSGASSFQNIAATVTLTPERGAPIEFHLDECTVASPVCALALLTNERGDLVVHREARYLVPERGVSPQRTVDYAYGFGMQWTPGRK; via the coding sequence ATGCTCAAAGGTGCGAACGTTCCGGTACCCGCCAGGTCGGTCCGTGTCGAGATCGGCTGGAACGCCGGCGGTGGAGTGCCCGACGTGGACGCCTCGGCCCTGCTGCTCGTCGACGGCGGCAAGGTGCGCTCCGACGCCGACTTCATCTTCTACAACCAGCCGCGGCACGCCTCGGGCGCCGTGCGCCACGAGGGCAAGCAGCCCCAGGGCAACGTCGTGACCGACCGCCTCGCCGTCGACCTCGCGACCGTCGAGCCCGGCATCGAGAAGGTCGCCCTCGTCGCCTCGGCCGACGGCGGCACGTTCGGCAGTGTTCCCGGCCTGCACGTGCGCGTCCTGGACGCCGACACCGGCGCCGAGGTGGCCCGCTTCGACAGCGAGGACGCCAGCAGCGAGACCGCGTTCGTGCTGGGCGAGCTGTACCGGCGCCAGGGCGCGTGGAAGTTCCGGGCCGTCGGCCAGGGCTACGACTCCGGGCTCGCCGGGCTCGCCACCGACTTCGGGATCAGCGTCGACGACGAGCCGGCCGCCGCCGCGCCCGCCCCCGTGGCCCCGCCGCCGCCCGCCCCCACACCCGCCGCCGCGCCCCTGCCGCCCCAGGCCCCCGCCGCGCCGCCCGCGGCCCCGGCAGCGCCCGTCGCCCCGGCAGCGCCCGCGGCTCCGGCCGCCCCGGCGAGCCCGATCAACTTGAGCAAGATCACGCTCACCAAGGAGTCGCCGGCGATCTCGCTGGCCAAGCAGGGCGCCTCGGGCCGCATGCATGTCAACCTCAACTGGGAGCAGCGCGCCCCGCAGAAGCAGGGCGGCGGCGGTTGGCGCGAACGCATCACCAAGGCGATGTCGGGCGGCCTCGACCTCGACCTGTGCGCGCTGTTCGAGCTGTCCGACGGCCGCAAGGGCGTCGTCCAGGCCCTGGGCAACGCGTTCGGCTCGCTCGACCAGCCGCCCTACATGCACCTGGACGGCGACGACAGGACCGGCGCCGTCGCCAAGGGCGAGAACCTCACGATCAACCTCGACCACGCGCGCGAGCTCAAGCGCGTCGTCATCTTCGTGACGATCTACTCCGGCGCAAGCAGCTTCCAGAACATCGCCGCCACCGTCACCCTCACCCCCGAGCGCGGCGCCCCCATCGAGTTCCACCTCGACGAGTGCACCGTCGCCTCGCCGGTGTGCGCCCTGGCGTTGCTCACCAACGAGCGCGGCGACCTCGTCGTGCACCGCGAGGCCAGGTACCTGGTGCCCGAGCGCGGCGTCAGCCCGCAGCGCACGGTCGACTACGCGTACGGGTTCGGCATGCAGTGGACGCCGGGACGCAAGTGA